In Eucalyptus grandis isolate ANBG69807.140 chromosome 4, ASM1654582v1, whole genome shotgun sequence, the following proteins share a genomic window:
- the LOC104418971 gene encoding monooxygenase 2, producing the protein MEAVEEIVIVGAGIAGLTTALGLHRLGIRSLVLESHDHLRTTGFALGIWTNGWKALDAVGVGESLRQQHNRLLRVMTSSAISGLRTAEIALNAMGPQRDHEFRCVQRKILLETLEKELPSGTIKFSSKVVSIEESGCLKLIHLSDGSFLKAKLLIGCDGVNSALAKWLGFKKPASVGRFGIRACVYYENGHDLEPKISLFMGKGVRYGVLPCDDKTIYWFFSFSPSSQDEEIIDNPAEIKQLVLGKLGKVADNIKAVIDDTELDNMMLSPLRFRHPWEIIWGNISKSNVCVAGDAFHPMTPDIAQGGCAALEDGIVLARCLGEALRDRQVMRSEGKGIEEEDEHKRIERGLQNYAKERRWRAFQLITTAYMVGYMAQSDGKILNFLSNTVLAGFLAGRLPRIASYNCGMLRTS; encoded by the exons ATGGAAGCAGTTGAGGAGATAGTCATTGTTGGAGCTGGCATAGCAGGGCTTACCACAGCTTTAGGACTTCATAG GCTAGGCATAAGAAGCTTGGTTTTGGAGTCGCACGACCATTTGAGGACCACAGGGTTTGCGTTAGGAATATGGACAAATGGTTGGAAAGCCTTGGACGCGGTCGGGGTTGGTGAATCGCTCCGTCAGCAGCACAACCGACTTCTCAG GGTAATGACTTCTTCCGCAATTTCTGGACTTCGTACAGCAGAGATAGCGTTAAATGCCATGGGGCCGCA GAGAGACCATGAATTTCGTTGTGTGCAGAGGAAGATCTTGTTGGAGACTCTTGAGAAAGAACTTCCAAGTGGCACTATTAAATTTTCTTCCAAGGTAGTTTCAATCGAAGAATCGGGCTGCCTCAAGCTTATTCATCTTTCTGATGGTTCTTTTCTCAAGGCGAAG TTGTTGATTGGGTGTGATGGAGTGAACTCTGCACTGGCCAAATGGCTAGGCTTCAAGAAGCCTGCTTCTGTTGGCCGATTCGGCATCAGGGCCTGTGTATATTACGAGAATGGCCATGATCTTGAGCCCAAAATTTCCCTGTTCATGGGTAAAGGAGTAAGATATGGTGTCCTTCCTTGCGATGATAAGACAATATACTGGTTCTTCAGTTTTTCTCCTTCCAGCCAGG ATGAAGAAATTATAGATAACCCGGCTGAGATCAAGCAATTAGTGCTAGGCAAGCTCGGAAAAGTCGCAGACAACATAAAAGCTGTTATAGATGACACGGAATTGGATAACATGATGTTATCTCCACTGAGATTTAGACACCCATGGGAGATTATATGGGGAAACATAAGCAAAAGCAATGTTTGTGTAGCTGGAGATGCATTCCACCCCATGACACCAGACATTGCCCAAGGAGGCTGTGCGGCCCTAGAAGATGGCATCGTCTTAGCAAGATGCCTGGGTGAAGCCTTGAGAGACAGGCAAGTCATGAGAAGTGAAGGGAAGGGTATAGAAGAGGAGGACGAGCACAAGAGGATTGAGAGGGGTCTGCAGAACTATGCCAAAGAGCGAAGATGGAGAGCATTTCAGCTCATAACTACAGCTTATATGGTGGGATACATGGCACAAAGCGATGGCAAGATATTGAACTTCTTGAGTAATACAGTGCTGGCCGGGTTCTTGGCTGGGCGGCTGCCAAGGATAGCGAGCTACAATTGCGGGATGCTAAGAACTTCTTGA
- the LOC104418970 gene encoding monooxygenase 2-like, giving the protein MEAVEDIVIVGAGIAGLTTALGLYRLGIRSLVLESFDGLRTTGFAFTTWTNAWRALDALGISEPLRQQHNQLFGLQLTSTISGISTAEGQFDATGTRRGHEIRGMQRRTLLETLVNELPSGTIRYSSKVVSIEESGLLKLVHLSDGSILKAKVLIGCDGVNSAVAKWLGFKKPAFVGRSALRGCVYYDHSHSFEPKFFQFFGEGVRSGFIPCDDKTIDWFFTFDSSSKNEEMEESLAKIKQFMLQKLGKIPDNMRAVFEKTELDNIILSPLRFRPPWEILWGNISKTNVCVAGDAFHPMTPDIGQGGCSSLEDGIVLARCLGEALRDNQSMSSEEEYKRIEMGLRRYAKERRWRAFELISTAYMMGYIQQSNGKVLNFLRDRVLATFLARWSLKMANFDCGKLSAS; this is encoded by the exons ATGGAAGCAGTTGAAGACATAGTGATTGTTGGTGCCGGCATTGCAGGCCTCACAACGGCTTTGGGACTATACAG GCTTGGCATTAGAAGCTTGGTTCTGGAGTCGTTTGATGGGTTGAGAACCACGGGGTTCGCCTTCACAACATGGACAAATGCTTGGCGGGCCCTGGACGCACTCGGGATCAGCGAACCACTCCGCCAACAGCACAACCAACTTTTTGG GTTGCAGTTAACTTCCACAATTTCTGGAATTTCTACAGCTGAGGGACAATTTGATGCCACCGGGACAAG ACGAGGCCATGAAATTCGTGGCATGCAGAGGAGAACCCTGTTGGAAACTCTTGTGAATGAACTTCCTAGTGGCACTATAAGGTATTCGTCCAAGGTTGTGTCAATCGAGGAATCAGGCCTCCTTAAGCTGGTCCATCTTTCGGATGGGTCAATTCTCAAGGCGAAG GTGTTAATTGGGTGTGATGGAGTGAACTCAGCAGTGGCAAAATGGCTAGGCTTCAAGAAGCCCGCATTTGTTGGCCGATCAGCCCTCAGGGGCTGCGTGTATTACGATCACAGTCACAGTTTCGAGCCTAAATTCTTCCAGTTCTTTGGTGAAGGAGTTAGATCTGGTTTCATCCCTTGCGATGACAAGACTATTGATTGGTTCTTTACATTTGATTCTTCCAGCAAGA ATGAAGAGATGGAAGAGAGTCTGGCCAAGATTAAGCAATTCATGCTGCAAAAGCTCGGAAAAATACCCGACAATATGAGAGCTGTTTTCGAGAAAACAGAACTGGATAACATTATATTATCACCGCTGAGATTTCGACCCCCGTGGGAGATTCTGTGGGGAAATATAAGCAAAACCAATGTCTGTGTGGCCGGAGACGCATTCCACCCCATGACGCCAGATATTGGCCAGGGAGGCTGCTCGTCTCTAGAAGATGGCATTGTCCTAGCGAGATGCCTGGGCGAAGCCTTGAGGGACAATCAAAGCATGAGCAGTGAAGAAGAGTACAAGAGGATTGAGATGGGCTTGCGGAGGTATGCCaaagagagaagatggagaGCATTTGAGCTCATAAGCACAGCTTACATGATGGGATACATCCAACAGAGCAATGGCAAGGTATTGAACTTCTTGAGGGACAGAGTACTGGCCACCTTCTTGGCCAGGTGGTCGCTGAAGATGGCAAATTTCGATTGCGGGAAACTGAGCGCTTCTTGA